The genomic DNA CCAGAACACCGGCTATGTGTTCGGCGAAAGCGAGGTGTTGGCCGTGGAGCTGGACAATACGCCGGGAACTTTGGCGGATATGGCCAGTAGACTGGCTAAAGAGAACATCAGCGTGGAGTTCATCTACGGCTCAGGTGCCGGACCAAGAGCGCTGATGATTCTCTCGACCTCGAACAACAAGAAAGCCGGTAAGCTGCTCCGCTGAGGGGCAATGGAACGGAAGATGCTGGTCCGGAAGGAAGTGGCAACCGCTGTTTGCAAACGAGAGGAGTGTGCGGATGAAGAAGGTAAGTGTGATCATGCAGTATCGGGAGGGGCTGAGTTACAGCGACGCCGAGCTCAATGAAAGCATCAAGACACTCGTCAACCAGAACTATCCCCACTGGGAACTGATCCTGGTTGACTACCGCGGGAAGAAGGCGGCGCG from Calditrichota bacterium includes the following:
- a CDS encoding amino acid-binding protein, whose protein sequence is MAEMVKQLSVFVQNKVGTLQELCTQLGRAGVNVLGTLLVDERDWGVVRLVVDDVAKAKTALQNTGYVFGESEVLAVELDNTPGTLADMASRLAKENISVEFIYGSGAGPRALMILSTSNNKKAGKLLR